A genomic stretch from Haloferax sp. Atlit-12N includes:
- a CDS encoding PINc/VapC family ATPase: MKIVPDTSAVIDGRVSERVDDGTYEGADVLVPEAVVSELESQANDGRDTGWEGLSELQRLAEFADDGVIDLKYVGRRPSSGETKGAGEGDIDALIRDIATERSATLLTSDVVQAEVARAKGVSVEYVEAAVRGSGGLIIERFFDDQTMSVHLKTDTRPKAKRGAVGEMHYQPIADEPTDEATMKEWADDIINSARAATDGFVELSEPGMDIVQFRDYRIAVARPPFADGIEITAVRPIVKTELDDYEFADELRDRLAERQRGVLIAGSPGAGKSTFAQAVAEFLNDSDYAVKTMEKPRDLQVGPDITQYTALGGDMAKTADSLLLVRPDYTIYDEVRKTEDFSVFSDMRLAGVGMVGVVHATRAIDALQRLVGRVELGMIPQVVDTVVYIEDGEVHTVYDVRTEVKVPEGLFAEDLARPVIQIRDFETGTPKYEIYTFNRQVVTVPLGEGGEEKESGVSRLAKQEIEREIRSIARGHVDVDLKGQNRAVVYVEEDDISYVIGKGGGRISDVEDRLGIDIDVRTHDEKPSSSGQHAGANAGGQSGASGSGGGAGEGVVVTPEVTSRHVIVRMDGHVGETVEVRADDEYLFTATVGRGGDIQVSRGSAIAEELENAIDRKQQITVVPA, translated from the coding sequence ATGAAGATAGTGCCGGACACGAGCGCGGTCATCGACGGTCGCGTGTCCGAGCGAGTCGACGACGGCACCTACGAGGGTGCCGACGTACTCGTCCCCGAGGCGGTCGTCAGCGAACTCGAATCGCAGGCCAACGACGGCCGTGACACGGGCTGGGAGGGCCTCTCCGAACTCCAGCGCCTCGCCGAGTTCGCCGACGACGGCGTCATCGACCTCAAGTACGTCGGCCGTCGCCCGAGTTCGGGCGAGACGAAAGGTGCCGGCGAGGGCGATATCGACGCGCTCATCCGCGACATCGCCACCGAGCGGTCGGCGACGCTCCTGACGAGCGACGTGGTGCAGGCCGAAGTGGCGCGAGCGAAGGGCGTCTCGGTCGAGTACGTCGAGGCCGCGGTCCGCGGCTCCGGCGGGCTCATCATCGAGCGCTTCTTCGACGACCAGACGATGTCGGTCCACCTCAAGACCGACACCCGCCCGAAGGCCAAACGCGGCGCGGTCGGCGAGATGCACTACCAGCCCATCGCCGACGAACCGACCGACGAGGCGACGATGAAAGAGTGGGCCGACGACATCATCAACTCCGCCCGCGCCGCCACCGACGGCTTCGTCGAACTCTCCGAACCGGGCATGGACATCGTCCAGTTCCGCGACTACCGCATCGCGGTCGCCCGCCCGCCGTTCGCCGACGGCATCGAAATCACCGCCGTCCGGCCCATCGTCAAGACCGAACTCGACGACTACGAGTTCGCCGACGAACTCCGCGACCGACTCGCCGAGCGCCAGCGCGGCGTCCTCATCGCCGGGTCGCCCGGCGCGGGGAAGTCCACGTTCGCGCAGGCGGTCGCCGAGTTCCTCAACGACAGCGACTACGCGGTCAAGACGATGGAGAAGCCACGCGACCTGCAGGTTGGCCCCGACATCACCCAGTACACCGCCCTCGGCGGCGACATGGCGAAGACGGCCGACTCCCTGCTGCTCGTGCGCCCGGACTACACCATCTACGACGAAGTCAGAAAGACCGAGGACTTCTCGGTGTTCTCCGACATGCGTCTGGCGGGCGTCGGCATGGTCGGCGTCGTCCACGCCACCCGCGCCATCGACGCGCTCCAGCGCCTCGTCGGTCGGGTCGAACTCGGCATGATTCCGCAGGTCGTCGACACCGTCGTCTACATCGAAGATGGCGAGGTCCACACGGTGTACGACGTGCGGACCGAGGTGAAGGTCCCCGAGGGCCTCTTCGCGGAGGACCTCGCCCGCCCGGTCATCCAGATTCGGGACTTCGAGACCGGCACGCCGAAGTACGAGATTTACACGTTCAACCGGCAGGTCGTCACTGTCCCGCTCGGCGAGGGCGGAGAAGAGAAAGAAAGCGGCGTCTCCCGGCTTGCGAAACAGGAGATCGAACGCGAGATTCGCTCCATCGCCCGCGGCCACGTCGACGTCGACCTGAAGGGCCAGAACCGCGCGGTCGTCTACGTCGAGGAAGACGACATCTCCTACGTCATCGGGAAAGGCGGCGGCCGCATCTCGGACGTCGAAGACCGCCTCGGCATCGACATCGACGTGCGGACCCACGACGAGAAGCCCTCGTCGTCGGGACAGCACGCGGGCGCGAACGCCGGCGGACAGTCCGGCGCGTCCGGTTCCGGCGGCGGGGCCGGTGAGGGCGTCGTCGTGACGCCCGAGGTCACCTCGCGGCACGTCATCGTCCGGATGGACGGCCACGTCGGCGAGACCGTTGAGGTCCGTGCGGACGACGAATACCTGTTCACGGCGACGGTCGGCCGCGGCGGCGACATTCAGGTCTCGCGCGGCAGCGCCATCGCTGAGGAACTGGAGAACGCTATCGATAGAAAACAGCAGATTACGGTCGTTCCGGCCTAG
- a CDS encoding M20 family metallopeptidase has protein sequence MDELRDLTAALVSVPSHEDETAVGDRIESWLREETDADVTRDDAGNVVARANPGVGESLALVGHHDVVPPADRQTTDGGDYVVETRDGRLYGRGAADMKGAVAASMLAFRDAAADAESEVVFASFVGEEIGGEGVRAALDDGFELDYAVVAEGSTNYTGPDRTDVVVAHRGRRASTLVASGTACHASEPERGENAVYRATDAVDVVRGLSVPDAEVLGHPVSGSIAVTEIDGGSAWNVIPDRCEVTVDERTVPGGFADLALTENIEGVEWVVEQDLPPMACDDADFAERVLDVAQSVHEARGDADPEQTTKPHATDAGWLAQAGTTCVVYGPSEPGEAHTKDESVSLDVLARCYETYRALVDGW, from the coding sequence ATGGACGAACTCCGCGACCTCACGGCGGCCCTCGTGTCGGTGCCGAGCCACGAGGACGAGACCGCCGTCGGCGACCGCATCGAATCGTGGCTCCGCGAGGAGACCGACGCCGACGTGACTAGGGACGACGCGGGGAACGTCGTCGCCCGTGCCAACCCCGGCGTCGGCGAGTCGCTCGCGCTCGTCGGCCACCACGACGTGGTCCCACCGGCCGACCGGCAGACGACCGACGGCGGCGACTACGTGGTCGAGACCCGCGACGGCCGACTCTACGGCCGCGGGGCGGCGGACATGAAAGGGGCCGTCGCCGCGTCGATGCTCGCCTTCCGCGACGCAGCCGCAGACGCCGAGTCCGAGGTCGTCTTCGCCTCGTTCGTCGGCGAGGAAATCGGCGGGGAGGGCGTCCGCGCGGCCCTCGACGACGGATTCGAACTCGATTACGCCGTCGTCGCCGAGGGCTCGACGAACTACACCGGGCCGGACCGGACGGACGTGGTCGTCGCCCACCGGGGCCGCCGGGCGAGCACCCTCGTCGCGTCGGGGACCGCCTGCCATGCCAGCGAACCCGAGCGCGGCGAGAACGCCGTCTACCGCGCGACCGACGCCGTGGACGTGGTCCGCGGCCTCTCGGTTCCGGACGCCGAGGTTCTCGGCCATCCAGTCTCGGGGAGCATCGCCGTCACCGAAATCGACGGCGGGAGCGCGTGGAACGTCATCCCCGACCGCTGCGAGGTGACCGTCGACGAGCGGACCGTCCCCGGCGGCTTCGCCGACCTCGCGCTGACGGAGAACATCGAGGGCGTCGAGTGGGTCGTCGAACAGGACCTCCCGCCGATGGCGTGCGACGACGCCGACTTCGCCGAGCGCGTCCTCGACGTCGCCCAGTCGGTCCACGAGGCCCGCGGGGACGCGGACCCAGAGCAGACGACGAAACCCCACGCGACCGACGCGGGGTGGTTGGCGCAGGCGGGCACGACCTGCGTCGTCTACGGCCCCTCGGAACCCGGCGAGGCGCACACGAAAGACGAGAGCGTGTCGCTCGACGTGCTGGCGCGGTGTTACGAGACGTACCGCGCGCTCGTGGACGGCTGGTGA
- a CDS encoding carboxypeptidase M32, which yields MAQSSAESDSESAYDRLLQKYKRIANVENAGGILSWDQQVMMPDEGTPARSQQMSALSALSHELLTDDEFGDLLDAAEADDPTDEQADVLRELRRDYERAARVPNDLVEKISAASSEAIPAWKQAKAEDDFEKFAPHLEKHVELKRQYAEHIDPDRDPYEVLFEDYEPCLPLEQAEEILAEVREVLVPMIEDIRESDTDLAVDAFEGEFPEDDQEALVRDALSTLGYPWERGRLDTAPHPFSSGTQFDARVTTRYDDSDVLGSLFSTVHEFGHALYTLGLPDEHYATPLGENRNLSVHESQSRLWENHVGRSRAFWQHFLPTLEDRFPEVDATVEEAYEAANQVYDDNLIRVEADELTYHLHIVIRFELERELIAGDLAVEDVPEAWNDKYEEYLGIRPDTDSEGCLQDIHWAYGNFGYFPTYSLGSIMAAQLFAAAEADIDDLDGKLADGEFGDLREWLRENIHQHGRRYETNDLVKRATGEDFAADAFLDYVESKYGALYDL from the coding sequence ATGGCACAGTCCTCCGCGGAATCCGACTCGGAGTCGGCGTACGACCGACTCCTCCAGAAGTACAAGCGAATCGCCAACGTCGAGAACGCCGGCGGCATCCTCTCGTGGGACCAGCAGGTCATGATGCCCGACGAGGGGACACCCGCGCGCTCCCAGCAGATGTCCGCGCTCTCCGCGTTGAGCCACGAACTCCTGACCGACGACGAGTTCGGCGACCTCCTCGACGCGGCCGAGGCCGACGACCCGACCGACGAGCAGGCCGACGTGCTGCGCGAACTCCGCCGCGACTACGAGCGGGCGGCCCGCGTGCCGAACGACCTCGTCGAGAAGATTTCCGCGGCGTCGTCGGAGGCTATCCCGGCGTGGAAGCAGGCGAAGGCCGAAGACGACTTCGAGAAATTCGCGCCGCATCTGGAGAAGCACGTCGAACTGAAGCGGCAGTACGCCGAGCACATCGACCCCGACCGCGACCCCTACGAGGTGCTGTTCGAGGACTACGAGCCGTGTCTCCCCCTCGAACAGGCCGAGGAGATTCTCGCCGAAGTGCGCGAGGTGCTTGTCCCGATGATAGAGGACATCCGCGAGTCCGACACGGACCTCGCGGTGGACGCCTTCGAGGGCGAGTTCCCCGAGGACGACCAGGAGGCGCTCGTCCGCGACGCGCTTTCGACGCTCGGCTACCCGTGGGAGCGCGGCCGCCTCGACACCGCGCCGCACCCGTTCTCGTCAGGGACGCAGTTCGACGCCCGCGTGACGACCCGCTACGACGACTCCGACGTGCTCGGGTCGCTGTTCTCGACCGTCCACGAGTTCGGCCACGCGCTGTACACGCTCGGCCTGCCGGACGAGCACTACGCGACGCCGCTCGGCGAGAACCGCAACCTCTCGGTCCACGAGTCGCAGTCGCGGCTCTGGGAGAACCACGTCGGGCGCTCGCGCGCCTTCTGGCAGCACTTCCTGCCGACGCTCGAAGACCGGTTCCCCGAGGTCGACGCGACGGTCGAGGAGGCCTACGAGGCGGCCAATCAGGTGTACGACGACAACCTCATCCGCGTCGAGGCGGACGAACTGACCTACCACCTGCACATCGTCATCCGGTTCGAACTCGAACGCGAACTCATCGCCGGCGACCTCGCCGTCGAGGACGTGCCCGAGGCGTGGAACGACAAGTACGAGGAGTACCTCGGCATCCGGCCGGACACCGACTCCGAGGGCTGTCTGCAGGACATCCACTGGGCGTACGGCAACTTCGGCTACTTCCCGACGTACTCGCTCGGCTCCATCATGGCCGCCCAACTGTTCGCGGCCGCCGAGGCGGACATCGACGACCTCGACGGGAAACTGGCCGACGGCGAGTTCGGCGACCTCCGCGAGTGGCTCCGCGAGAACATCCACCAACACGGCCGGCGCTACGAGACCAACGACCTCGTGAAGCGAGCCACCGGTGAAGACTTCGCCGCCGACGCGTTCCTCGACTACGTCGAGTCGAAATACGGGGCGCTGTACGACCTGTAA
- a CDS encoding HVO_0416 family zinc finger protein: MASAPSDDLFDQFLTDRGHETEPVRWDRSYNKLQCPDCGALHDMGAATCSVCGWVPEA, translated from the coding sequence ATGGCCTCAGCACCCAGTGACGACTTGTTCGACCAGTTCTTGACCGACCGCGGTCACGAGACAGAACCGGTACGCTGGGACCGATCCTATAACAAGCTGCAGTGTCCCGACTGCGGGGCCCTGCACGACATGGGCGCGGCAACCTGCTCCGTCTGCGGGTGGGTGCCGGAGGCCTGA
- a CDS encoding UvrD-helicase domain-containing protein → MSESDVTVTRLFGGPGSGKTTALLDKVEEILEQDGVTIRDILVVSYTRAAAAEVRDRLAERLDINPRSLKGNVSTMHAKAYELLSLSRNDVVGENDKQEFCEDYGIEFEDEYGGAGRRTARSTTIGNKVIATSQWLQRTRRDVSDWYDVPFQWNVEEVRLPPEVDPNAQEGNKYTPTWPSDDDRIDIPEAIRAWRAYKGENGLVGFADMLERVKQRALVPNVDYLVIDEFQDITTLQYDVYEEWKPHMRGVLIAGDDDQVVYAWQGADPNLLLDAERDNDEILPNSYRLPSNVLNVVNREIRHIDKRQEKDLKPRKEGGAVEAVESPSMLELARNVRYTVEKDEGTVMVLFRARYQMFQFIDEFLPSGIPFSTLTDQRMWTDRLTQYVRAVEALDAEEPVNGLEARRLADMLQDSAFGTNDRDDLFDAIDDRQEEVGVDDITNIEFTPKEIKNFAPFAPDSASASDMVRKVTSFQRKSVNAYFGGDYEGMDPSRVRVGTIHSAKGREADHVFMATDLTEKVVEQMAASVSDEELEARGIEEFTATTSPVPLITDNERRVFYVGMSRARERLIVLENLVTGAPTLPISVLLHNEIREEPAQELVDDAQEPPAPEPEA, encoded by the coding sequence ATGAGCGAATCCGACGTGACCGTCACCCGGCTGTTCGGCGGCCCGGGAAGCGGGAAGACCACGGCCTTGCTCGACAAGGTCGAGGAGATTCTCGAACAAGACGGCGTCACCATCCGCGACATTCTCGTTGTCTCTTACACCCGAGCCGCGGCGGCCGAGGTCCGCGACCGGCTCGCGGAGCGACTCGACATCAACCCGCGGTCGCTGAAGGGGAACGTCTCGACGATGCACGCGAAGGCGTACGAACTGCTGAGCCTCTCGCGGAACGACGTGGTCGGCGAGAACGACAAACAGGAGTTCTGCGAGGACTACGGCATCGAGTTCGAAGACGAGTACGGCGGCGCGGGCCGTCGGACCGCCCGCTCGACCACCATCGGGAACAAGGTCATCGCCACGAGCCAGTGGCTCCAGCGCACCCGCCGCGACGTGTCCGACTGGTACGACGTGCCGTTCCAGTGGAACGTCGAGGAGGTCCGCCTCCCGCCGGAAGTCGACCCGAACGCGCAGGAAGGAAACAAGTACACGCCGACGTGGCCGTCCGACGACGACCGCATCGACATCCCCGAGGCCATCCGCGCGTGGCGCGCCTACAAGGGCGAAAACGGGCTCGTCGGATTCGCTGACATGCTCGAACGCGTCAAGCAGCGCGCCCTCGTCCCCAACGTCGACTACCTCGTCATCGACGAGTTCCAGGACATCACGACCCTCCAGTACGACGTGTACGAGGAGTGGAAGCCCCACATGCGGGGCGTCCTCATCGCCGGCGACGACGACCAGGTCGTCTACGCGTGGCAGGGCGCGGACCCGAACCTCCTCCTCGACGCCGAACGCGACAACGACGAGATTCTGCCGAACTCCTACCGGCTCCCGTCGAACGTCCTCAACGTCGTCAACCGGGAGATTCGCCACATCGACAAGCGACAGGAGAAGGACCTCAAGCCGCGCAAGGAAGGCGGCGCGGTCGAGGCCGTCGAGAGCCCGTCGATGCTCGAACTCGCCCGGAACGTCCGCTACACCGTCGAGAAAGACGAGGGCACCGTGATGGTGCTGTTCCGCGCGCGATACCAGATGTTCCAGTTCATCGACGAGTTCCTCCCGTCGGGCATCCCCTTCTCGACGCTGACCGACCAGCGCATGTGGACCGACCGGCTCACGCAGTACGTCCGCGCGGTCGAGGCGCTGGACGCCGAAGAACCCGTCAACGGGCTGGAGGCGCGCCGCCTCGCGGACATGCTCCAAGACTCCGCGTTCGGCACGAACGACCGCGACGACCTCTTCGACGCCATCGACGACAGACAGGAGGAAGTCGGCGTCGACGACATCACGAACATCGAGTTCACGCCGAAGGAAATCAAGAACTTCGCGCCGTTCGCCCCCGACAGCGCGTCCGCGAGCGACATGGTCCGCAAGGTAACGAGCTTCCAGCGCAAGTCCGTCAACGCGTACTTCGGCGGCGACTACGAGGGGATGGACCCCAGTCGCGTCCGCGTCGGCACCATCCACTCCGCGAAGGGTCGCGAGGCCGACCACGTGTTCATGGCGACCGACCTGACCGAGAAGGTCGTCGAGCAGATGGCCGCCTCCGTCTCCGACGAGGAGCTCGAAGCCCGCGGCATCGAGGAGTTCACCGCGACGACGAGTCCCGTCCCGCTCATCACCGACAACGAGCGCCGCGTCTTCTACGTCGGGATGTCCCGCGCCCGCGAGCGCCTCATCGTCCTCGAGAACCTCGTCACCGGCGCACCGACGCTCCCCATCAGCGTCCTCCTCCACAACGAGATTCGCGAGGAGCCTGCGCAGGAACTCGTCGACGACGCGCAGGAACCGCCCGCGCCCGAACCCGAGGCGTAA
- a CDS encoding M24 family metallopeptidase produces MRGRPRGGDAIDAAVDERDAVGFVAVSRGSDPTSRYLTGRGFDCDLVFVRVAGETHLRVPSTVEPPSLPVASVRVDDRPPGKAAAAVLAELGASEGTVLAPRTIPHDAALHLEAAGYDLASTPAVADARAVKDDAERDAIEAAQRAASRGIGRAAAILSAATVEEASDADSGREGNGGEGDDDDGSDGEPVLSWDGAPLSTERLRRQVNATLAAEGVDSAGATTVRAGTRGDGGEPVELRPGEPIVVSVGPRGPVGYRGSLARTFVVDPDGGWERRAHVACDAARKVSLVEADPGDDAGFLGSELRAETAAFGFSMADEVTRDVGGGIGLAAREDPPLDGDRELVAGNVLRVRAAVTHADHGRVELTDVLVVGEDGPRLLGDAPTGLDPSRW; encoded by the coding sequence GTGCGAGGGAGACCTCGCGGCGGCGACGCTATCGACGCTGCCGTCGACGAGCGAGACGCCGTCGGCTTCGTCGCCGTCTCCCGCGGCTCCGACCCGACGAGTCGCTACCTCACGGGCCGCGGCTTCGACTGCGACCTCGTGTTCGTCCGCGTCGCCGGCGAGACACATCTCCGAGTCCCCTCGACCGTCGAACCGCCGTCGCTCCCGGTCGCGTCGGTCCGCGTCGACGACAGACCCCCGGGGAAGGCCGCCGCGGCCGTCCTCGCGGAACTCGGCGCTTCCGAAGGGACCGTCCTCGCGCCGCGGACGATTCCGCACGACGCCGCGCTCCACCTCGAAGCGGCGGGCTACGACCTCGCGTCGACCCCGGCGGTCGCAGACGCCCGCGCGGTGAAAGACGACGCCGAGCGCGACGCCATCGAGGCCGCCCAGCGCGCCGCGAGCCGCGGTATCGGTCGCGCGGCCGCGATACTGTCGGCGGCGACGGTGGAGGAAGCCAGCGACGCCGACAGCGGCCGTGAGGGGAACGGCGGCGAGGGCGACGACGATGACGGCAGCGACGGCGAACCCGTCCTCTCTTGGGACGGTGCGCCGCTGTCCACCGAGCGACTCCGCCGACAGGTGAACGCGACGCTCGCGGCCGAGGGCGTCGACTCTGCGGGCGCGACGACGGTTCGCGCCGGAACCCGAGGCGACGGGGGCGAACCGGTCGAACTCCGGCCGGGCGAACCCATCGTCGTCTCGGTCGGCCCGCGCGGGCCGGTGGGCTACCGCGGTTCACTGGCTCGCACGTTCGTCGTCGACCCCGACGGCGGGTGGGAGCGCCGGGCGCACGTCGCCTGCGACGCCGCCAGAAAGGTCAGTCTGGTCGAAGCGGACCCCGGCGACGACGCCGGCTTCCTCGGGAGCGAACTCCGGGCGGAGACCGCCGCGTTCGGCTTCTCGATGGCCGACGAGGTGACGAGAGACGTGGGCGGCGGCATCGGCCTCGCGGCCCGCGAGGACCCGCCGCTCGACGGCGACCGAGAACTCGTCGCCGGCAACGTCCTGCGGGTCCGCGCCGCGGTCACGCACGCGGACCACGGGCGAGTGGAACTGACCGACGTGCTGGTCGTCGGCGAAGACGGGCCGCGACTGCTCGGCGACGCGCCGACCGGTCTCGACCCGAGTCGCTGGTAG
- a CDS encoding SLC13 family permease, giving the protein MVAVTSGMLVVFALVVVTMALFVTEAAPPDVTAIGVIVALVVLEPWTRVDLQTGLSGFSSAATITILSMYALSEGVRQTGAIRVLGDAVASFTNGSESRLLGAVVGLTGPIAGVVNNTPVVAVFIPMVSDLADQANVSPSKLLIPLSYASMLGGTLTLVGTATNLVASEAYAEATGLPPFSMFTFTPLGAVVFVVGAGYLLTVAPRLLPERIEPGNRTGNYGVEPFLARVLVPSRSPLVGIPAGEISDDTYRDLHVDILDVLRGGEHFIAADSDREVEARDILTIRGDPATIRRFCDLADLRFLPRASVTDAELDRPDRVALVELVVPRESGLVGETIGGARLRERYDATVLAVRRRGGDLIREHFRDVDLRVGDSLLLQTTNETARYLRDSGDFVVTSEVADEFIEDNGGLSPTAFRAFAVIAAVIGLAALGVVPIAIAALGGVAAMVSLGCLSASDAYDAVSWNVIFLLAGVIPLGRALQLTGGVALLSDLVGVAAVYLPVVAVVAAFYLLTGLLANVITPVASVVLLLPVAIDTAFGLGADPFAFALAVTFGGSTAFMTPIGYQTNLMVYGPGGYRFTDYLRVGAPLQLLLTVVTTAGIALIWGL; this is encoded by the coding sequence ATGGTCGCCGTCACGTCCGGGATGCTCGTCGTCTTCGCTCTCGTCGTCGTCACGATGGCGCTGTTCGTGACTGAGGCGGCCCCGCCGGACGTGACGGCCATCGGCGTCATCGTCGCGCTCGTCGTCCTCGAACCGTGGACGCGGGTCGACCTCCAGACGGGGCTGTCGGGGTTTTCGAGCGCCGCGACGATTACCATCCTCTCGATGTACGCCCTCAGCGAGGGGGTTCGACAGACCGGCGCGATTCGCGTCCTCGGTGACGCGGTCGCCTCGTTTACGAACGGGAGCGAGAGCCGACTGCTCGGGGCGGTCGTCGGACTCACCGGCCCCATCGCGGGCGTCGTCAACAACACGCCGGTCGTCGCGGTGTTCATTCCGATGGTTTCCGACCTCGCGGACCAGGCGAACGTCTCGCCGTCGAAGCTCCTCATTCCCCTCTCGTACGCCTCGATGCTCGGCGGCACGCTCACGCTCGTCGGGACGGCGACGAACCTCGTCGCCAGCGAGGCCTACGCCGAGGCCACCGGACTGCCGCCGTTTTCGATGTTCACGTTCACGCCGCTCGGGGCGGTCGTGTTCGTCGTCGGCGCGGGCTACCTGCTGACGGTCGCGCCGCGACTCCTGCCCGAGCGAATCGAACCCGGGAACCGAACCGGGAACTACGGCGTCGAGCCGTTTCTCGCCCGCGTGCTCGTCCCCTCGCGGTCGCCGCTCGTCGGCATCCCCGCGGGCGAGATTTCCGACGACACCTACCGCGACCTCCACGTGGACATCCTCGACGTGCTCCGCGGCGGCGAACACTTCATCGCCGCCGACTCCGACCGCGAGGTCGAGGCGCGGGACATCCTGACCATCCGGGGCGACCCGGCGACGATTCGGCGCTTTTGCGACCTCGCGGACCTGCGGTTCCTCCCGCGCGCGTCGGTCACCGACGCCGAACTCGACCGCCCCGACCGCGTGGCGCTCGTCGAACTCGTCGTCCCCCGCGAGTCCGGCCTCGTCGGCGAGACTATCGGTGGGGCGCGGCTCCGCGAGCGGTACGACGCGACCGTGCTCGCGGTCCGGCGGCGCGGCGGCGACCTCATCCGCGAGCACTTCCGGGACGTCGACCTCCGCGTCGGCGACTCGCTGCTCCTCCAGACGACGAACGAGACGGCCCGGTACCTCCGCGACAGCGGCGACTTCGTCGTGACGAGCGAGGTCGCAGACGAGTTCATCGAGGACAACGGCGGGCTGTCGCCCACGGCGTTCCGCGCGTTCGCCGTCATCGCGGCGGTCATCGGACTGGCCGCGCTCGGCGTCGTCCCCATCGCCATCGCCGCGCTCGGTGGTGTCGCCGCGATGGTCTCGCTCGGCTGTCTGTCCGCGAGCGACGCCTACGACGCGGTGAGCTGGAACGTCATCTTCCTGCTCGCGGGCGTCATCCCACTGGGGCGGGCGCTCCAACTGACCGGCGGCGTCGCACTCCTCTCGGACCTCGTCGGCGTCGCGGCGGTGTACCTCCCGGTCGTCGCCGTGGTCGCCGCGTTCTACCTGCTCACGGGGCTGTTGGCGAACGTCATCACACCGGTCGCGAGCGTCGTTCTCCTGTTGCCGGTCGCCATCGACACCGCGTTCGGCCTCGGTGCCGACCCCTTCGCCTTCGCTCTCGCGGTCACCTTCGGCGGGAGCACGGCGTTCATGACGCCCATCGGCTACCAGACGAATCTGATGGTGTACGGGCCCGGCGGCTACCGCTTTACCGACTACCTCCGCGTCGGCGCGCCGCTCCAACTGTTACTCACGGTCGTCACGACCGCGGGTATCGCCCTCATCTGGGGGCTGTGA
- a CDS encoding DUF502 domain-containing protein, with product MDVLARLRSSFVTGLILVTPLAVTVFVLQFAFNRITAALRPVVREVTPFLAGALNYSGDIVFISQVLSALIIAVAISLLGYLASISLGQRLFGSFERGVRLLPLVRTIYFGVRQVSESLTEPTAGYDRVVLVEYPREGLFSVGFVTNEAPPSVSAVSDDDLFTVFVPNSPNPTAGALIMVSPEEIRELDMPVRRGLRLLVTTGLSVDDPETLPSGPAAYDPSNGDGVRSESEQRRSAGETQKRAE from the coding sequence ATGGACGTTCTGGCCCGACTGCGGAGCAGTTTCGTCACCGGTCTCATTCTCGTCACTCCGCTGGCCGTGACCGTGTTCGTCCTCCAGTTCGCGTTCAATCGCATCACCGCCGCGCTTCGCCCGGTCGTCCGCGAGGTGACGCCCTTCCTCGCCGGGGCGCTCAACTACTCCGGCGACATCGTGTTCATCTCGCAGGTGCTGTCGGCGCTCATCATCGCCGTGGCCATCTCGCTTCTCGGCTACCTCGCGTCGATAAGTCTCGGCCAGCGGCTCTTCGGGAGCTTCGAGCGCGGCGTTCGACTTCTGCCGCTCGTCCGCACTATCTACTTCGGCGTCCGGCAAGTCTCCGAATCGCTCACCGAACCCACCGCCGGCTACGACCGCGTGGTGTTGGTCGAGTACCCACGGGAGGGCCTGTTCTCCGTCGGTTTCGTCACCAACGAGGCACCGCCGTCGGTGTCGGCGGTGTCCGACGACGACCTGTTTACCGTGTTCGTCCCGAACAGTCCGAACCCGACCGCCGGGGCGCTCATCATGGTCTCGCCCGAGGAGATTCGCGAACTCGACATGCCGGTCCGCCGCGGCCTCCGTCTGCTCGTCACCACGGGGCTGAGCGTCGACGACCCCGAGACGCTCCCCTCGGGGCCGGCGGCCTACGACCCGTCGAACGGCGACGGCGTCCGGTCGGAGTCGGAGCAGCGACGGAGCGCGGGCGAGACGCAAAAGCGAGCCGAGTGA
- a CDS encoding riboflavin synthase, translating into MFTGIVEGPGEIVDVTDTDGGRRLRIRTDLAFDDLHHGQSIAVSGVCLTVEAFGDDWFEVFLAAETVEKTYLGDVVEGDRVNLERALAADDRFDGHIVQGHVDGTTTVTNVERVGDDWFFEFDLPESLANYVVQKGSVCLDGISLTVADRREDTFAVAIIPTTYDLTTLSEKAVGDPIHVEVDVVAKYVESMLDGYAERLVAE; encoded by the coding sequence ATGTTCACGGGAATCGTGGAGGGGCCGGGCGAAATCGTCGACGTGACCGACACCGACGGTGGTCGCCGCCTCCGCATCCGCACCGACCTTGCGTTCGACGACCTCCACCACGGCCAGTCAATCGCGGTCTCGGGCGTCTGCCTGACCGTCGAGGCGTTCGGCGACGACTGGTTCGAGGTGTTTCTCGCGGCGGAGACCGTCGAGAAGACCTACCTCGGCGACGTGGTCGAAGGCGACCGCGTCAACCTCGAACGCGCCCTCGCGGCCGACGACCGCTTCGACGGCCACATCGTCCAAGGCCACGTCGACGGCACGACGACTGTCACGAACGTCGAGCGCGTCGGCGACGACTGGTTCTTCGAGTTCGACCTCCCCGAGTCGCTGGCGAACTACGTCGTCCAGAAGGGATCGGTCTGTCTCGACGGCATCAGCCTCACTGTGGCGGACCGCCGCGAGGACACCTTCGCCGTGGCTATCATTCCGACGACCTACGACCTGACGACGCTCTCCGAAAAGGCGGTCGGCGACCCGATTCACGTCGAGGTCGACGTGGTGGCGAAGTACGTCGAATCGATGCTCGACGGTTACGCCGAGCGGTTGGTCGCCGAGTAA